The following are encoded together in the Candidatus Methanoperedens sp. genome:
- a CDS encoding type II toxin-antitoxin system HicB family antitoxin codes for MEKYTLPVVIEKDENGYFAMCPALQGCYSQGDTYEEALENIKDAIRLHIEDILESGEVIEKINSFSLVALEVTA; via the coding sequence ATGGAAAAATATACCCTCCCCGTAGTAATAGAAAAAGACGAAAATGGCTATTTTGCAATGTGCCCAGCTTTGCAGGGCTGTTACTCTCAGGGGGATACTTATGAGGAAGCTCTCGAAAATATAAAAGACGCTATCCGCTTGCACATAGAAGATATCCTCGAAAGTGGCGAGGTAATTGAAAAGATCAACTCTTTCAGCCTTGTTGCCCTTGAAGTAACAGCATGA
- a CDS encoding addiction module toxin, HicA family, with product MSEKLPRVTANEMIKIVEMLGFRFSRQSGSHKIYKNKEGNRVTIAYHSGKILHPKVVKSILVDAGLSVDEFKKMLKK from the coding sequence ATGAGCGAAAAGCTGCCAAGGGTAACTGCGAATGAGATGATTAAAATAGTTGAAATGTTGGGATTTCGTTTCTCAAGGCAATCAGGGAGTCATAAAATCTATAAAAATAAAGAAGGGAACAGAGTAACTATTGCATACCATAGCGGAAAAATCCTGCATCCGAAAGTTGTTAAGAGTATATTGGTTGATGCTGGATTATCCGTGGATGAATTTAAGAAGATGTTGAAAAAGTAG
- a CDS encoding methanogenesis marker 17 protein: protein MMEQLETFTVECPDATGAKTTRSLILDTISDLALSRVIGRLKVYMDPVEPVFIFAALLRLGSPSIKIKDFAKVDMGALGKDEVKIEVEKEMFTIKLLNKLWAKYGKENIEQPDRKVIIVKTDPIKDLDMLRELVVEEPQQEVLDRLIDAIALRIIPEGFRVRKHELSTTHVLFVASEDTLKPEWLAKGQEILASLRGEDNA, encoded by the coding sequence ATGATGGAACAACTTGAGACATTTACCGTGGAATGCCCGGATGCAACGGGGGCTAAGACCACACGCAGTCTCATACTGGATACAATTTCCGACCTGGCACTCTCAAGAGTTATCGGAAGATTGAAAGTTTATATGGATCCTGTTGAACCTGTTTTTATTTTTGCGGCACTCCTCAGGCTCGGTTCGCCGTCAATAAAAATCAAGGATTTTGCAAAAGTCGATATGGGCGCTCTTGGCAAAGACGAGGTGAAAATAGAAGTTGAAAAGGAAATGTTCACCATAAAATTATTAAATAAACTCTGGGCAAAATACGGGAAGGAAAATATTGAACAGCCGGACAGGAAAGTCATAATTGTAAAGACCGATCCGATAAAGGACCTGGATATGCTTCGTGAATTAGTTGTTGAAGAACCGCAGCAGGAAGTTCTTGACCGGCTTATTGATGCAATAGCGCTTCGCATTATACCGGAAGGATTCAGGGTGCGAAAACATGAGCTTTCAACTACCCATGTTCTTTTTGTAGCTTCAGAAGATACGCTTAAACCCGAATGGCTGGCAAAAGGACAGGAAATCCTTGCTTCACTGAGGGGGGAAGATAATGCTTGA
- a CDS encoding methanogenesis marker 7 protein: MLEPMMYVGGAYKHSQLIELVEDLGGYILQKNIMQSEVVLLMLVPINDISIVEIKSKELLGKLTRAPLTGSEIATVAPTLAYHHLPHLDCDVAEFLRKQGAKTNMVGLARGVGKRICQLTAFERDLINEHDVAVFILGNYEHCIIEKSKKLYEGIEIPIVVTGAPELKTEDVPNATAYIGSFGRILHHLRHAEELRTLDKLSQVIGKVLDDVRVEIAKDPLSVAPPRIKKEIEENIPEIVDNLHPLPITLQMNGVRVKLPYEEYHEQIEDIKFVEGVTMKEVARVLPSKMRNFILIKALPKSETGFSI, translated from the coding sequence ATGCTTGAACCCATGATGTATGTCGGAGGTGCGTATAAGCACAGCCAGCTCATCGAACTTGTGGAAGACCTTGGCGGATACATCCTGCAAAAGAACATCATGCAATCCGAAGTTGTGCTTTTGATGCTTGTCCCGATAAATGACATCTCAATTGTAGAAATAAAGTCAAAGGAACTTCTGGGAAAGCTTACAAGAGCGCCTCTTACCGGCAGCGAAATAGCAACAGTTGCACCGACCCTTGCTTATCATCATCTTCCCCACCTTGATTGTGATGTAGCAGAGTTCCTCAGGAAACAGGGCGCAAAGACAAATATGGTAGGTCTTGCCAGGGGCGTGGGAAAAAGGATCTGCCAGCTCACGGCCTTTGAGCGCGACCTTATCAATGAACATGATGTGGCAGTTTTCATCCTTGGGAATTATGAGCATTGCATAATCGAAAAATCAAAGAAACTGTATGAAGGTATTGAAATCCCTATCGTAGTCACAGGCGCGCCTGAACTTAAGACAGAAGATGTACCCAATGCCACAGCATATATAGGAAGCTTCGGCAGGATACTTCACCACCTGCGGCATGCAGAGGAACTCAGGACTCTTGATAAACTGTCCCAGGTTATCGGAAAGGTGCTTGATGATGTCAGGGTGGAAATCGCCAAAGATCCGCTGTCTGTTGCGCCGCCCCGTATCAAGAAAGAGATAGAGGAGAATATCCCCGAAATAGTTGACAACCTGCATCCATTACCCATAACCTTGCAGATGAATGGGGTGAGGGTCAAACTGCCTTACGAGGAATATCATGAGCAAATAGAGGATATCAAATTCGTGGAAGGTGTGACCATGAAGGAAGTGGCGCGGGTTTTACCTTCGAAGATGAGGAACTTTATATTGATAAAGGCGCTTCCCAAGAGTGAGACTGGGTTTAGTATATGA
- a CDS encoding fibronectin type III domain-containing protein translates to MKNIFGRIHLTHLYPTGIAFMGFTVLGLIAILEMGFPAQITSEEQTIQPINMITPVISDLQVLYVGLISLNLSWAPAQGQAGVTDYRIYKDTFLLATVSGDLHTYKVTGLKVNTWYRFSVEACSALDNCGNGPVVGVRTLSVVESTESVINKVNNLVSTNVLSQKQGDTLIKELATIYQLDKDNIGTVIKHLQAFIDNANYMINAGVLSPEVGQPMVDTINETIKII, encoded by the coding sequence ATGAAAAATATTTTCGGCAGGATACATCTAACACATCTGTATCCTACTGGTATAGCTTTTATGGGGTTCACCGTCTTAGGATTAATAGCGATATTAGAGATGGGATTTCCTGCTCAAATTACATCTGAGGAACAAACCATTCAACCAATCAACATGATTACTCCTGTTATTAGCGACCTGCAAGTCCTATATGTAGGACTTATAAGCCTTAATTTGAGTTGGGCACCAGCTCAGGGTCAAGCTGGTGTCACTGATTATAGGATATACAAAGACACATTTCTGCTGGCTACGGTTTCGGGGGATTTACATACATACAAAGTTACAGGATTAAAAGTTAATACATGGTACCGATTTAGTGTTGAAGCATGTAGTGCATTGGACAACTGTGGTAATGGTCCTGTGGTTGGAGTTAGAACGCTTTCAGTAGTGGAATCAACCGAATCAGTCATTAATAAGGTAAATAATCTTGTCTCTACGAATGTACTGAGTCAAAAACAAGGCGATACCTTGATTAAAGAACTGGCTACAATCTATCAATTGGACAAGGATAACATTGGTACAGTAATAAAACATCTTCAAGCTTTTATCGATAACGCAAATTATATGATTAACGCAGGAGTACTGTCGCCTGAAGTGGGACAACCAATGGTTGATACAATAAATGAAACCATCAAAATTATATAG
- a CDS encoding DMT family transporter, with protein MFTGELYALAAAFCWSVAAVFYKKGIGAGAIPAVLIRTFFAMLFILILYLFFRGGRFNFTFTGFLFLNLGGLLRLILGGMAYMKGLENISVSRFIPILFTFPLLTILLSSLLLNEKIHPSAIIGTVLIVIGVWILSKGHNSGKEKNIKLGVSFAVLAAFLYAFSVVATKTGLNDVDPFQSVLISMPVPLALLYIAYSMNQGITTIFKFKKEAYILFGIGGIVGMGFGSYFFFVSLTTIGAAKATSLGAITPFLSSLIALLTLKEKITLELVLGMTATIAGIWVIF; from the coding sequence ATGTTCACAGGTGAACTTTATGCATTGGCGGCAGCATTCTGCTGGTCTGTAGCAGCCGTATTCTATAAGAAAGGCATAGGAGCGGGGGCAATACCGGCTGTGCTCATACGCACATTTTTTGCCATGCTTTTTATCCTGATACTATATCTATTCTTTCGTGGAGGACGGTTTAATTTTACTTTCACAGGGTTTTTATTCCTTAACCTTGGTGGCCTGCTAAGACTCATTCTTGGCGGTATGGCATACATGAAAGGTCTTGAAAATATCTCTGTATCCCGGTTCATACCTATCCTTTTCACTTTTCCGTTGCTTACTATTCTTTTAAGCTCACTGCTCCTTAACGAGAAAATTCACCCATCAGCTATCATAGGGACTGTTTTAATAGTCATCGGGGTATGGATATTGAGCAAAGGGCATAACTCAGGAAAAGAGAAGAACATCAAACTCGGGGTTTCATTTGCTGTGCTTGCCGCATTTCTATACGCTTTTTCCGTTGTGGCCACGAAAACTGGTTTAAACGATGTTGACCCGTTCCAGTCGGTACTTATAAGCATGCCTGTTCCACTTGCCCTGTTATATATAGCTTATTCTATGAATCAGGGGATTACGACCATCTTTAAATTCAAAAAAGAGGCTTACATCCTATTCGGGATTGGCGGCATTGTTGGCATGGGATTCGGAAGCTACTTTTTCTTCGTAAGTTTAACCACTATAGGAGCAGCAAAAGCCACAAGTCTCGGTGCGATTACGCCATTTCTTTCAAGCTTGATAGCGCTTTTAACATTAAAAGAGAAGATAACTCTTGAACTTGTCCTAGGTATGACTGCAACCATTGCCGGTATATGGGTGATATTTTAA
- a CDS encoding DUF2080 family transposase-associated protein: MREIKAISHGKIIIKDDVEEIYEKRITPYGNGAKIDAQKKFIGKRVYVIVLKD; the protein is encoded by the coding sequence ATGAGAGAAATTAAGGCAATTTCACATGGAAAAATTATAATAAAGGACGATGTTGAAGAAATATATGAGAAAAGAATAACACCTTATGGAAATGGAGCTAAAATCGACGCTCAGAAGAAATTCATTGGAAAAAGAGTATATGTAATTGTATTAAAGGACTGA
- a CDS encoding methanogenesis marker 15 protein has protein sequence MTATENLVRVAQLSCGAEYSGIQNEIDSAAKQVNAVMVYPEIDIADVESIEEEFGLKVASPDLRLMMARAKSIVTGKVHIDAVFVATCFRCAEAAIVRSEVRRYIHEKTGIPVISYSFTERTTAATLLTRMEALTTTARRKSLLAREKQTGLTAGIDSGSTTTKAVIMKDNVIIGKGWVPTIKVIESAEEAFKNAMKEASITRSDIQALGTTGYGRFLIGEHLKADLMQEEITVNSKGAVYLADKQKGVATVLDIGGMDNKAISVTDGIPGMFTMGGICAGASGRFLEMTAKRLGVSITELGSLALKGKASNVKMNSYCIVFGIQSLVNSLAGGSTPEDVAAAACHSVAEQLFEQQLQEVDVKEPVIMVGGTALIEGLPKAVEELLKVKVIVPPNAQYIGAVGAALLASGFINK, from the coding sequence ATGACGGCAACTGAAAATCTTGTGAGGGTGGCCCAGCTCTCATGCGGTGCAGAATACAGCGGGATACAGAATGAAATCGATTCAGCCGCAAAGCAGGTCAATGCTGTAATGGTTTATCCTGAGATTGATATTGCCGATGTCGAATCGATAGAAGAGGAATTCGGGCTGAAAGTGGCAAGTCCTGACCTTCGGCTTATGATGGCGCGCGCAAAGTCAATCGTAACCGGGAAAGTACATATTGATGCTGTTTTTGTTGCGACGTGTTTCAGGTGCGCGGAAGCGGCTATTGTAAGAAGCGAAGTGCGCCGTTATATACATGAGAAAACCGGGATCCCGGTCATAAGCTACTCATTCACTGAGAGGACAACAGCAGCAACTCTTTTAACCAGGATGGAAGCACTCACGACCACAGCACGCAGAAAGAGCCTGCTTGCAAGAGAAAAGCAGACCGGCCTGACCGCGGGCATTGATTCGGGGTCAACGACCACGAAAGCAGTTATAATGAAAGACAATGTGATCATTGGAAAAGGCTGGGTGCCCACAATAAAAGTAATTGAGAGCGCTGAGGAAGCTTTCAAAAATGCGATGAAAGAAGCAAGTATCACCAGAAGCGATATACAGGCGCTCGGAACGACAGGATATGGGCGGTTCCTTATTGGTGAGCATTTGAAAGCAGACCTGATGCAGGAAGAGATCACCGTAAACTCCAAAGGCGCGGTCTATCTTGCTGATAAGCAAAAAGGGGTAGCTACTGTTCTTGATATCGGCGGTATGGATAATAAAGCCATATCAGTAACAGATGGTATTCCTGGCATGTTCACTATGGGCGGTATCTGCGCAGGGGCATCAGGAAGATTCCTTGAGATGACTGCAAAAAGACTCGGAGTAAGCATAACCGAGCTTGGGTCTCTTGCATTAAAAGGAAAAGCCTCGAATGTAAAAATGAACAGTTATTGTATTGTTTTCGGCATCCAGTCCCTTGTTAATTCACTTGCCGGGGGTTCCACACCAGAGGATGTCGCAGCGGCAGCATGCCACAGTGTTGCCGAGCAATTATTCGAGCAGCAGTTACAGGAAGTGGATGTCAAAGAACCAGTAATAATGGTTGGCGGCACGGCCCTGATCGAAGGGTTGCCAAAAGCGGTTGAGGAACTGCTAAAAGTAAAAGTCATAGTTCCTCCCAACGCCCAGTATATAGGAGCGGTTGGCGCGGCGCTGCTTGCTTCAGGATTCATAAATAAATAA